The following are encoded together in the Acidobacteriota bacterium genome:
- a CDS encoding rhomboid family intramembrane serine protease, translating into MDDEPRGGILDSIVESLAKLLDLLGLNGTRFRWKWRQRRLKAAESGVQAEMLFRSAKGKHRMCTECRALVPRSASTCPECGEQIRRGASRPGAGRIVGNLFPGISRATSLLMLANGFWFVLMLMSQIRSGNGGGIFGGFDIELLMRFGAGLGEPHLIAEGFVSGGEWWRLITPIFIHGGLIHLFMNTLFLMNLGPTIEDLLETDRFWVVYLVSGVAGATLSESYIGFLVRGGWAPTVGASGALLGLMGFLIAYGYREGGAIWSAVKAMLWRMALFLLVITFFVGSIDHLGHLGGLLAGGAFGFFVKPGRLRGSTSRAVWAALAVVGVIVTITAFYFAAQLAQQVSQGIP; encoded by the coding sequence ATGGACGATGAACCACGCGGCGGAATCCTCGATTCCATCGTCGAGAGCCTTGCGAAGCTGTTGGACCTTCTGGGACTCAACGGCACGCGGTTCCGCTGGAAGTGGCGTCAACGCCGATTGAAGGCCGCAGAGTCCGGCGTCCAGGCAGAGATGCTGTTTCGGTCCGCCAAGGGCAAACACCGCATGTGTACCGAGTGTCGTGCGCTGGTGCCGCGGAGCGCATCGACGTGCCCCGAGTGCGGCGAGCAAATCCGTCGCGGTGCCAGCCGACCCGGAGCCGGTCGTATCGTCGGCAACCTGTTCCCGGGAATCTCCCGCGCGACCTCGCTCCTGATGCTGGCCAACGGGTTCTGGTTCGTCTTGATGCTGATGAGCCAGATCCGGAGTGGAAATGGTGGCGGCATCTTCGGTGGCTTCGATATCGAGCTGCTGATGCGATTCGGTGCCGGTCTCGGCGAACCCCACCTGATCGCCGAGGGGTTCGTCTCCGGCGGTGAGTGGTGGCGTCTCATTACCCCCATTTTCATCCACGGCGGACTGATCCATCTCTTCATGAACACCCTGTTCCTGATGAACCTCGGCCCGACGATCGAGGACCTGCTGGAGACGGACCGCTTCTGGGTCGTCTACCTGGTTTCCGGCGTTGCCGGGGCCACGCTGAGCGAGTCCTACATCGGCTTTCTGGTCCGTGGCGGATGGGCACCGACGGTCGGTGCCTCGGGCGCCCTACTGGGGCTGATGGGATTCCTCATCGCCTACGGCTACCGCGAAGGCGGCGCCATCTGGTCGGCGGTCAAGGCGATGCTGTGGCGGATGGCGCTGTTTCTTCTGGTGATCACATTTTTCGTCGGCAGCATCGATCATCTCGGCCATCTGGGTGGGCTTCTGGCCGGTGGTGCTTTCGGGTTCTTTGTCAAACCGGGTCGACTACGCGGAAGCACGTCCCGTGCGGTATGGGCAGCGTTGGCGGTGGTCGGTGTGATCGTGACCATCACGGCCTTTTACTTTGCAGCCCAACTGGCGCAACAAGTATCCCAGGGAATACCTTGA
- a CDS encoding 3-hydroxyacyl-CoA dehydrogenase/enoyl-CoA hydratase family protein, which yields MTESQREIKKLAVIGAGNMGSGIAQKMATEGFEVVLVDIDDEKVQRGLTIIQDTLTEGVKRKIFKPDQAEAIRERVKGTSNWDDLADVDLVVEAVFEDLGVKKDVIRRLESVCRADTILATNTSSFLVEDLARDATHPERIIGLHYFYHPAKNRLVEVIPGPATAPIHTSRSWSLQEQIGKTPIASADASGFVVNRYFVPWLNEAVRLLAEDVADIPTIEAACKKTFSVGMGPFELMNVTGVPIALHAATTLGEQFGPLYAPDDRLRAQVESGEHWKLEGDADEGRFEAVSSRMLGVTFCVAGALVDEGVSSIEDTDIGARVGLRWPRGPFQLMNRVGVVDAMKDVHALCERWNLKTPTVLTKQVESGKPFEFRLVKTDVDAGIATLTVNRPDAMNALNEAVVGQLTEAFRDVSHRDDIRGIVIAGAGKAFIAGADIRFFVRNMDAGDLERIATFTKAGHILLNSIDACEKTVVARLDGLALGGGLELALACDYLIASEKAMFAFPETGIGIYPGLGGTQRSTRRVGKGLAKWLIFSGAMVPARTAAEIGLVDQVVPHGQIDSTIKRVIHDAACLEDQKRPEPYESLRNFFESNSVDALRSGEVEVNDDKSLAKAAKSVGFKAPIALTISEKLIDGGLETTLQNGLQMELDQLETIFSTKDAYEGLSSLGRRRPEFKGH from the coding sequence ATGACGGAGTCTCAACGCGAGATCAAGAAACTGGCCGTGATCGGTGCCGGCAACATGGGCAGCGGGATCGCACAGAAGATGGCAACAGAGGGTTTCGAGGTTGTCCTGGTCGACATCGACGACGAAAAGGTCCAGCGCGGTCTGACCATTATCCAGGACACGCTGACCGAAGGCGTCAAGAGAAAGATCTTCAAACCCGATCAGGCGGAAGCGATCCGGGAGAGGGTCAAGGGAACCTCCAACTGGGACGATCTGGCCGACGTCGACCTGGTCGTCGAGGCGGTATTCGAGGATCTCGGCGTCAAGAAGGACGTCATCCGCCGACTGGAGTCCGTCTGTCGCGCCGATACGATCCTCGCGACCAACACCTCGTCGTTTCTCGTTGAAGACCTGGCCCGCGATGCAACCCATCCCGAGCGGATCATCGGACTGCACTACTTCTACCATCCTGCAAAAAACCGACTCGTCGAGGTGATCCCCGGCCCCGCGACCGCACCGATCCATACATCGCGGTCGTGGTCGTTACAGGAACAGATCGGCAAGACTCCCATCGCGTCTGCCGACGCATCGGGCTTCGTCGTGAACCGCTACTTCGTACCGTGGCTAAACGAGGCCGTTCGTCTCCTTGCGGAGGATGTCGCCGACATCCCCACAATCGAGGCGGCGTGTAAGAAGACTTTCAGCGTAGGAATGGGTCCGTTCGAGTTGATGAACGTGACAGGTGTCCCGATCGCACTCCATGCGGCGACCACCCTCGGCGAACAGTTCGGACCTCTGTATGCCCCCGACGATCGACTTCGGGCGCAGGTCGAGAGCGGAGAGCACTGGAAACTCGAGGGCGACGCGGACGAGGGACGTTTCGAGGCGGTTTCCTCCCGGATGCTCGGAGTCACGTTCTGCGTGGCCGGTGCGCTGGTTGATGAAGGAGTCAGTTCCATCGAGGACACCGATATCGGCGCGCGGGTTGGATTGCGATGGCCCCGCGGACCGTTTCAGTTGATGAATCGGGTCGGTGTCGTCGACGCGATGAAGGATGTCCACGCCCTCTGCGAACGATGGAACCTGAAGACACCGACGGTCCTCACTAAACAGGTCGAGTCGGGAAAGCCCTTCGAGTTTCGTCTCGTCAAGACCGACGTCGACGCGGGTATTGCGACCCTGACGGTCAATCGCCCGGACGCCATGAACGCGTTGAACGAGGCCGTCGTCGGTCAGTTGACGGAGGCCTTTCGGGACGTCTCGCATCGCGACGACATCCGCGGGATCGTGATCGCCGGTGCCGGGAAGGCCTTCATCGCCGGCGCCGACATTCGTTTCTTCGTTCGCAACATGGACGCAGGCGATCTGGAACGCATCGCCACATTCACGAAGGCCGGGCACATCCTGCTCAACTCGATCGACGCGTGCGAGAAGACCGTCGTCGCCCGTCTCGACGGCCTGGCCCTCGGTGGCGGTCTCGAACTGGCCCTGGCCTGCGACTACCTCATCGCCTCGGAGAAGGCGATGTTCGCGTTCCCTGAGACGGGAATCGGCATCTACCCAGGCCTGGGTGGGACCCAACGATCGACGCGTCGTGTCGGCAAGGGACTCGCCAAGTGGCTGATCTTCTCCGGTGCCATGGTTCCCGCCAGAACGGCCGCCGAGATCGGTCTGGTCGATCAGGTCGTACCCCACGGACAGATCGACTCCACGATCAAGCGTGTCATCCACGACGCCGCCTGCCTGGAGGATCAGAAACGACCGGAACCCTATGAGAGTTTACGCAACTTCTTTGAATCGAACAGCGTCGATGCGCTGCGGTCCGGAGAGGTCGAGGTCAACGACGACAAGTCCCTGGCAAAGGCGGCCAAGAGCGTCGGCTTCAAGGCTCCGATCGCGCTCACGATCTCAGAGAAGCTGATCGACGGCGGACTGGAGACGACGCTTCAGAACGGACTTCAGATGGAACTCGACCAGTTGGAGACGATCTTCTCCACCAAGGACGCGTACGAGGGCCTGTCGTCGCTCGGTCGCCGACGACCCGAGTTCAAGGGCCACTAG
- a CDS encoding 3-hydroxyacyl-CoA dehydrogenase family protein: protein MDQNRVVVIGAGTMGHGIAQVAASAGLQVALHDVSSDRIEAGLAAVERNLTKGVEKGKVQPQDRAQTLSRLTAAPDLSMAEGCGLVVEAVPEDIGLKNALFARLDEIIDADAILASNTSSLSIASIAEGTKHPQRVIGMHFFNPVHIMSLLEVVKTDRTTPDVLERTLDYGRRFGKEPIVVVDSPGFASSRLGLVLGLEAMRMFEQGVASAEDIDKAMTLGYRHPMGPLRLTDLVGLDVRLAIAEHLHRELGSEAFLPPQILRDYVDSGRLGKKSGRGFYDWP, encoded by the coding sequence ATGGATCAGAATCGTGTCGTGGTGATTGGAGCGGGGACCATGGGGCACGGCATCGCCCAGGTGGCTGCCTCCGCAGGTCTTCAGGTGGCGCTCCACGACGTCTCGTCGGACCGAATCGAAGCCGGTCTTGCCGCAGTTGAACGGAATCTGACCAAGGGCGTCGAGAAGGGCAAGGTGCAGCCCCAGGATCGCGCGCAGACGCTGTCGCGATTGACCGCCGCGCCGGATCTATCGATGGCCGAGGGCTGTGGGCTGGTCGTCGAGGCAGTGCCCGAGGATATCGGCCTGAAGAACGCTCTGTTCGCGCGACTGGACGAGATCATCGATGCCGATGCAATCCTGGCCAGCAACACCTCGTCGCTCTCGATCGCGTCGATCGCAGAGGGTACGAAGCATCCGCAGCGGGTCATCGGCATGCATTTTTTCAACCCGGTTCACATCATGAGCCTGCTGGAAGTCGTCAAGACCGATCGGACCACTCCCGACGTGTTGGAGCGCACCCTCGACTACGGACGACGATTCGGGAAGGAGCCGATCGTTGTCGTCGACTCGCCGGGGTTTGCCTCCTCACGACTCGGTCTCGTGCTGGGGCTCGAAGCGATGCGAATGTTCGAGCAGGGTGTGGCAAGCGCCGAGGACATCGACAAGGCGATGACGCTGGGTTACCGCCACCCGATGGGTCCCCTACGGCTTACGGATCTGGTGGGTCTCGACGTCCGACTGGCGATCGCCGAGCATCTCCATCGCGAGCTGGGGAGTGAGGCGTTCCTACCTCCACAGATTCTGCGAGACTACGTCGATAGCGGGCGCCTCGGGAAGAAGAGCGGTCGCGGTTTCTACGACTGGCCATGA
- a CDS encoding sodium:calcium antiporter, with protein sequence MDHLLPPDWFLTQSQWVLLAVAALAMVVLLRGADLLVDGAAGLAARFGVPEVIIGATVVSLGTTSPEAAVSVMAAWSGEPGLALGNAIGSIVADTGLIFGLGCMLAVIPAKSKVLSRQGWIQFSAAAALAVFCYGAAYFQGEEATLGRPVGVLLLMGLIAYIVCTIRWGRSGAEEEPVASDRGLTVLIAMGIGGLAMVLVASRVMVLSMIVLAEVHWQVPSVVVAATLVAFGTSLPELAIGITCVLRGKTELLVGNVIGADILNVLFVVGASAVAAPLPILDPSAEIPDILLIVHVPAMLLILALFRLFILRATRQGNFRRWYGVPLVVCYVLYVVVQYVIS encoded by the coding sequence GTGGACCATCTACTCCCGCCGGACTGGTTTCTGACGCAGTCCCAGTGGGTTCTTCTGGCGGTCGCGGCCCTCGCGATGGTGGTCCTGTTGCGAGGCGCGGACCTGCTCGTCGACGGGGCGGCCGGCCTGGCGGCGCGCTTCGGCGTACCGGAGGTGATCATCGGCGCGACGGTGGTCTCGCTGGGGACGACCAGTCCGGAGGCGGCGGTCTCCGTGATGGCCGCGTGGTCCGGGGAGCCCGGCCTGGCTCTCGGTAACGCGATCGGATCGATCGTCGCGGACACCGGCTTGATCTTCGGACTGGGCTGCATGTTGGCGGTCATCCCCGCCAAGAGCAAGGTGCTGAGTCGGCAGGGTTGGATTCAGTTCAGCGCGGCCGCCGCGCTGGCCGTGTTCTGTTATGGCGCTGCGTACTTCCAGGGTGAGGAGGCAACACTCGGACGACCCGTGGGCGTGCTTCTCCTGATGGGTCTGATTGCGTACATCGTCTGTACCATTCGCTGGGGTCGCTCCGGTGCGGAAGAAGAACCGGTGGCCAGCGATCGAGGGTTGACGGTTCTGATCGCCATGGGAATCGGCGGACTGGCGATGGTCCTCGTGGCCAGTCGGGTGATGGTCCTGTCGATGATCGTGTTGGCCGAGGTGCACTGGCAGGTGCCGTCCGTGGTTGTCGCGGCAACGTTGGTGGCGTTCGGGACGTCGCTTCCTGAGCTGGCTATCGGGATCACCTGCGTCCTGCGTGGGAAGACCGAACTCCTCGTCGGCAACGTCATCGGCGCCGATATCCTCAACGTCCTGTTCGTCGTCGGCGCCTCGGCCGTCGCCGCTCCGCTGCCGATCCTCGATCCCTCGGCCGAGATACCCGACATCCTGCTGATCGTCCACGTGCCGGCAATGTTGCTGATTCTCGCCCTTTTTCGGCTCTTCATCCTACGGGCGACCCGGCAGGGGAACTTTCGTCGCTGGTACGGTGTACCGCTGGTGGTCTGCTACGTGCTCTACGTGGTGGTGCAATACGTCATCTCCTAG
- a CDS encoding DUF4332 domain-containing protein, giving the protein MSYKIDEIEGIGPSYREKLSSAGITTTDHLLDQCAAPQGRKTVAEKTGVSEKNLLGWTNMADLMRVNGVGRQYAELLEASGVDTIKELRNRNAENLTTKIEEVNAEKNLANATPAAKTVANWIEQAKTTEPKITY; this is encoded by the coding sequence ATGAGCTACAAGATCGACGAAATCGAAGGGATCGGACCCAGCTACAGAGAGAAGCTGAGCTCCGCCGGCATCACGACCACCGACCATCTTCTCGACCAGTGTGCGGCGCCGCAGGGTCGCAAGACCGTCGCGGAGAAGACCGGTGTCAGCGAGAAGAACCTTCTCGGCTGGACCAACATGGCGGACCTCATGCGGGTCAACGGCGTCGGCCGACAGTACGCGGAGCTTCTCGAGGCTTCGGGTGTTGACACGATCAAGGAACTCCGCAATCGCAATGCGGAGAACCTGACGACCAAGATCGAAGAGGTCAACGCCGAGAAGAACTTGGCAAACGCCACGCCGGCGGCCAAGACCGTCGCTAACTGGATCGAGCAGGCCAAGACCACCGAGCCGAAGATCACCTACTAG
- a CDS encoding DUF87 domain-containing protein has product MSAFEKLGMFYLGRPVDPDSGETVDSPLLLDARDLTTHAVCVGMTGSGKTGLCIDLLEEAALDGIPSLVIDPKGDMGNLLLTFPELDGPSFRPWVDGDAARRADLSVDEFANAQAALWKKGLAGWGQDGDRIRALRASADFKIYTPGSDAGEPISILSSFAAPSEEVRADDDLFRERVSTTAASLLGLIGIDADPLRSREHILISNVLEQLWRQGVKLDLAGLIRAIQQPPVSTIGVMDLETFYPEKDRFALAMQVNNLLAAPGFQAWLRGTPLDVGSLLYTPEGRPRVAILSIAHLPDNERMFFVSLLLNQTISWMRSRPGTSSLRALLYMDEIFGFAPPTAEPPSKKPLLTLLKQARAYGLGVVLATQNPVDLDYKGLSNTGTWFLGRLQTERDKMRVIDGLEGALRKGDGFDRGDLDRILSGLGKRVFLLHSVHRKGPELFNTRWAMSYLRGPLTRSQIGDLTDSTETAPTSHVALPVALGPDQVNHDTELPSQRPVLSKGVPQAFLPVEVPLGEDRLVYEAHLVGLGRVQFLDRKTKRLKHAEEIACLHPLPGTSVAPQWEQAEAIDICLEDLEQEPEPGAGFEGIEGPAIRATSYRGWRKSFSDYLYRNRDLTLFVSPSTGLASEPEESEADFRIRLAEYSRQHRSELTDKLQKKYAKRAQRLDDRLRRAMQAIEREKEQATGQKMQTAISFGATLLSAVLGRKTLGTRTLGRATTAARGVGRSMRAGQDVGRAQENAADLQQKIQDLNREMEDEIDLLEDRLDPLTETLESKALRPRRADVTVRDIRLVWLPFREASNGVRVAVWR; this is encoded by the coding sequence TTGTCCGCATTCGAAAAACTAGGCATGTTCTACCTCGGCCGCCCTGTCGACCCCGACAGCGGCGAGACCGTCGATTCACCGCTGCTCCTCGACGCCAGGGACCTGACGACTCACGCGGTCTGCGTCGGGATGACCGGGAGTGGCAAGACCGGGCTTTGCATCGATCTTCTTGAGGAGGCGGCCCTCGACGGAATCCCCTCGCTCGTCATCGACCCAAAGGGCGACATGGGAAACCTCCTCCTGACGTTCCCTGAACTGGATGGGCCATCGTTCCGTCCGTGGGTCGACGGCGATGCCGCGCGACGCGCGGATCTGTCGGTCGACGAATTCGCGAACGCACAGGCGGCCCTCTGGAAGAAGGGTCTTGCCGGCTGGGGGCAGGACGGCGATCGGATCCGGGCCTTACGGGCGTCGGCTGACTTCAAGATCTACACGCCGGGCAGCGATGCCGGTGAGCCCATCTCCATCCTCTCGTCGTTTGCCGCTCCCTCCGAGGAGGTCCGGGCCGATGACGATCTGTTCAGAGAGCGCGTCTCGACGACCGCTGCGAGTCTGCTCGGCCTGATCGGCATCGATGCGGACCCGCTTCGATCGCGGGAGCACATCCTGATCTCGAACGTACTCGAGCAACTCTGGCGTCAGGGAGTGAAACTCGATCTGGCAGGGTTGATCCGCGCCATCCAGCAGCCACCGGTCAGCACCATCGGTGTGATGGACCTGGAGACGTTCTATCCGGAGAAGGATCGTTTTGCGTTGGCGATGCAGGTCAACAACCTGCTGGCCGCTCCCGGCTTTCAGGCCTGGCTACGGGGCACCCCCCTGGATGTCGGCTCGTTGCTTTACACCCCCGAGGGGCGGCCGCGGGTCGCGATTCTCTCCATCGCCCATCTCCCGGACAACGAGCGGATGTTCTTCGTCTCGCTGTTGCTCAACCAGACCATCTCGTGGATGCGTAGTCGCCCGGGTACCAGCAGCCTCCGTGCGCTGCTCTACATGGATGAGATCTTCGGCTTCGCGCCACCTACGGCGGAACCACCGTCCAAGAAGCCGCTGCTGACCCTATTGAAGCAGGCACGGGCCTACGGTCTCGGCGTCGTCCTGGCGACCCAGAATCCCGTCGACCTGGACTACAAGGGGCTCTCCAATACCGGAACCTGGTTCCTGGGTCGTCTGCAGACGGAACGAGACAAGATGCGGGTGATCGACGGACTCGAAGGGGCACTCCGAAAAGGGGACGGCTTCGACCGTGGCGATCTCGATCGGATCCTCTCCGGACTGGGTAAGCGCGTGTTCTTACTCCACAGCGTGCATCGCAAGGGCCCGGAGTTGTTCAACACTCGATGGGCCATGTCCTACCTCCGTGGACCGCTCACACGTTCACAGATCGGCGACCTCACCGACTCCACGGAGACGGCGCCGACATCTCATGTCGCCTTGCCCGTCGCCCTCGGCCCGGATCAGGTGAACCACGACACCGAACTCCCGAGCCAACGACCGGTGCTCTCGAAGGGTGTTCCGCAGGCGTTCTTGCCTGTCGAGGTGCCTCTGGGAGAGGATCGGCTGGTCTATGAGGCTCACCTCGTGGGGCTGGGACGGGTTCAGTTCCTGGATCGCAAGACCAAGCGGCTCAAGCATGCGGAAGAGATCGCCTGTCTCCATCCGCTGCCCGGCACCAGTGTGGCCCCGCAGTGGGAACAGGCCGAGGCGATCGATATATGTCTCGAGGACCTGGAGCAGGAACCGGAACCTGGCGCCGGTTTCGAGGGGATCGAAGGGCCTGCGATCCGTGCCACGTCCTACCGCGGGTGGCGCAAGTCGTTTTCCGACTACCTCTACCGCAATCGCGACCTCACGTTGTTCGTGTCGCCGTCGACCGGGCTCGCATCCGAGCCCGAAGAGAGCGAGGCGGACTTCCGTATCCGTCTCGCGGAATATTCCCGCCAGCATCGTTCCGAGCTGACCGACAAGCTGCAGAAGAAATACGCCAAGCGGGCGCAACGCCTCGACGATCGTTTGCGTCGCGCCATGCAAGCGATCGAACGGGAGAAGGAACAGGCCACCGGTCAGAAGATGCAGACCGCCATCTCATTCGGCGCGACGCTCCTGTCGGCGGTGCTGGGTCGCAAGACCCTGGGCACACGAACTCTCGGACGAGCGACGACCGCAGCCCGCGGCGTGGGACGTTCGATGCGTGCCGGACAGGACGTGGGGCGCGCTCAAGAGAACGCCGCAGATCTGCAACAGAAGATTCAGGATCTGAATCGAGAGATGGAAGACGAGATCGATCTTCTCGAAGATCGACTGGATCCGCTGACGGAGACTCTCGAGAGCAAGGCGCTCCGTCCCCGTCGTGCCGATGTCACGGTCCGAGACATCCGGCTCGTCTGGCTGCCTTTCCGCGAAGCCAGCAACGGCGTCAGGGTTGCCGTCTGGCGCTGA
- a CDS encoding GNAT family N-acetyltransferase, whose amino-acid sequence MPTVLRFIRELAEFENLRSEVVATEESLRQTLFGPHPYAEVLIAELEDRPVGFALFFHNYSTFLGRPGIYLEDLFVTPDARGAGIGRDLLVRLARIAVERDCGRLEWWVLDWNESAIAFYERLGARNMEGWNVFRIDADALGRLAGSQSVE is encoded by the coding sequence GTGCCGACCGTCCTACGTTTCATTCGCGAACTCGCGGAGTTCGAAAATCTTCGAAGTGAGGTCGTCGCTACCGAGGAGTCGTTGCGGCAGACGTTATTCGGCCCACACCCCTATGCCGAGGTCTTGATCGCAGAACTCGAGGATCGACCCGTCGGATTCGCGCTCTTCTTCCATAACTACTCCACGTTTCTCGGACGCCCTGGCATCTATCTGGAAGATCTCTTCGTGACTCCCGATGCGCGAGGTGCCGGAATCGGGCGTGACCTCCTTGTACGCCTGGCTCGGATCGCGGTGGAGCGAGATTGCGGTCGTCTCGAGTGGTGGGTTCTCGATTGGAACGAGAGCGCGATCGCCTTCTACGAGCGGCTCGGCGCACGGAACATGGAAGGCTGGAACGTGTTCCGTATCGACGCAGATGCCCTGGGGCGTCTCGCCGGAAGCCAGTCTGTGGAATAA
- a CDS encoding NAD(P)(+) transhydrogenase (Re/Si-specific) subunit beta gives MSSSLINIAYIFASILFILGLKGLTHPRTAVRGNLMGSAGMFIAVVVTLGNRDIIRWELILAGIVVGAAIGLVVARKIQMTAMPELVALFNGLGGAASVLVAGSALLLALRDGVTPMQMLIATAVSALIGGVTFFGSIIAFLKLRGTLYGSSPLFPGQQIFNAIIALGALGLGVMVVIEPTNMTYFWALVGAASLLGVLSVYPIGGADMPVVIALLNSYSGLAAAATGFVLSNNMLIVAGSLVGASGLILTQIMCKAMNRSLANVLFVGVGPTADGPSADEVYAGKIKSTSADEIAMLLDGVQRVVIVPGYGMAVAQAQHAVHTMAGLLEAAGAEVNYAVHPVAGRMPGHMNVLLAEANVDYGKLKDMDEANPAFEQTDVVIVIGANDVVNPAAREDPTSPIAGMPILDVDKARTVVMIKRSLSPGYAGIPNPLFALDNTLMFFNDGKQAIQEIITALKEA, from the coding sequence TTGAGCTCCTCTCTCATCAACATCGCGTACATCTTCGCGTCGATCCTGTTCATCCTCGGTCTCAAGGGACTGACCCATCCGAGAACCGCCGTTCGCGGCAACTTGATGGGTAGCGCCGGCATGTTCATCGCCGTCGTCGTGACACTCGGCAACCGCGACATCATTCGCTGGGAATTGATTCTGGCCGGGATCGTCGTCGGCGCAGCCATTGGCTTGGTCGTCGCCCGCAAGATTCAGATGACGGCGATGCCGGAGCTGGTCGCGCTGTTCAACGGGCTAGGCGGCGCGGCCTCGGTCCTGGTGGCGGGCAGTGCCCTGCTGCTGGCGTTGCGCGACGGCGTTACGCCGATGCAGATGCTCATCGCGACGGCCGTGTCGGCGTTGATCGGCGGCGTCACGTTCTTCGGCAGCATCATCGCGTTTCTCAAGCTGCGCGGAACACTCTACGGCAGTTCCCCCCTCTTTCCGGGCCAGCAGATATTCAACGCCATCATCGCCCTGGGTGCTCTGGGCCTGGGCGTCATGGTCGTGATCGAACCCACAAACATGACCTACTTCTGGGCGCTGGTCGGTGCCGCATCCCTCCTCGGCGTCCTGTCCGTATACCCCATCGGTGGCGCCGACATGCCCGTCGTGATTGCGCTACTCAATTCCTATTCGGGTCTTGCGGCGGCAGCCACGGGCTTCGTGCTGAGCAACAACATGTTGATCGTGGCCGGCTCTCTGGTCGGTGCGTCGGGGCTGATCCTGACGCAGATCATGTGTAAGGCGATGAATCGCTCGCTGGCGAACGTTCTGTTTGTCGGTGTGGGGCCGACGGCCGACGGCCCCAGCGCCGACGAGGTCTATGCCGGCAAGATCAAGTCCACGTCCGCCGACGAGATCGCCATGCTGCTGGACGGTGTTCAGCGGGTCGTGATCGTCCCCGGTTACGGGATGGCGGTGGCGCAGGCCCAACACGCGGTTCACACGATGGCAGGGCTTCTGGAGGCTGCCGGTGCCGAGGTGAACTACGCGGTTCACCCCGTCGCGGGCCGCATGCCCGGACACATGAACGTCCTGCTGGCCGAGGCCAACGTGGACTACGGCAAACTGAAGGACATGGACGAGGCCAACCCGGCGTTCGAACAGACCGACGTGGTAATCGTCATCGGCGCAAACGACGTCGTCAATCCCGCCGCTCGCGAGGATCCCACCAGCCCGATCGCCGGCATGCCGATCCTGGATGTCGACAAGGCCCGAACGGTCGTGATGATCAAGCGTAGCCTCAGCCCGGGCTACGCGGGTATCCCGAACCCTCTGTTCGCGCTGGACAACACGCTGATGTTCTTCAACGACGGCAAGCAGGCGATCCAGGAAATCATCACGGCCCTCAAGGAAGCGTAG
- a CDS encoding NAD(P) transhydrogenase subunit alpha: MMEMLIAALTIFVLAVFVGFEIITKVPPTLHTPLMSGSNAISGITLVGAVIAAGTDYTLLTKILAFMAVMLATINAVGGFLVTHRMLEMFRKR, translated from the coding sequence CTGATGGAGATGTTGATTGCCGCGCTGACGATCTTCGTGCTTGCGGTGTTCGTGGGCTTCGAGATCATTACCAAGGTCCCGCCAACGCTTCACACGCCCTTGATGTCGGGATCCAACGCCATCTCGGGCATTACCCTCGTGGGTGCCGTCATCGCGGCGGGCACCGACTACACACTTCTGACCAAGATCCTGGCGTTCATGGCCGTCATGCTGGCCACGATCAATGCGGTCGGGGGATTCCTCGTCACCCATCGCATGCTTGAGATGTTCAGGAAACGGTGA